AGGCGATCGATAGCTATTTTGGGGCCGATGATAGCGGATAGTCGAATGCCTGGTGCAACCATTTTGGAAAAACTCATCATATAAAGCGTATTCTGAGGTTGCTGACTAAATATAGTTGGAAGCGGATCTCCACGGTACCTAAATTCGCTATCGTAATCATCCTCAACAATCCAATATCGATGATGAGCTGCCAAGTGCATCAATTGTTGCCTGCGTGGCTCCGACATAATAACACCAACGGCGCATTGATGAGAAGGTGTGACAAATACAAGTTTTGTCTGTGGGTGAATATGATCTACACATAATCCATACTCATCGACTGGAACGGGATCGACTTGCATCCGGCGGTATTTCATCGCCATCCAAGCGGCTGGGAAGCCGGGATCTTCTACGGAAACTGTGTCTCCCTCACTTAAGAGTGCCTGGGCAATTAAATCAATACTATGTTGTGCACCTGAGGTTAACAAGATTTGATCAACATCGATATGAATGCCTCGTTCAAGTGACAAATAACGCTGAATCTGTTCTCTTAACGCTAGTAACCCTCTGGCATCGCCATAAGCCCATATATCCAGATTAGTTTCAGTGGAAGCTTGTAAAAAAGATTGCCTCCAGGCTTTTGTGAAACTTTCATCCAGATAAGGCTCGTGGGGATTAAAATCAATTTCTATTTTGCGATTGTCTCTATTGCCAAACCAACTATGCAGATGACCAATCGATTCGTTTAGTGTAGGCAATTCGGGCGGAATAGGCCCTTGCATCGTGACGTCTTCTGATGAACGAGGTGCATAGGTCCAATCACTAACTCTTGTCCCGGCTCGTCGGGAGGTTACCGTATACCCTCGACTGAATAATTCCTCGTACACAATCTGTATGGTTGACCGTGAAACACCAATTAATTGAGCAAGTTCACGTGAGGGGAGTAGCAATTCGCCTGGTTGCCATTTCCCGGTTGTGATATTATGAATCGCTTGATCCAAAAGTTGCTGCCAGATCGGGCGTTGGTCATTCCGATTAACTTTTAGCATTGCTTCAACTCCATTACTCATACTGAATTATGGATTGCATTTATTTATGTACTTAGCCATGTTATTGGCACTCCATTGATTGATATACCATTATAGCAAAAGTTTAATTTGCAAACAAAACAAAGCTGGACTAAAGGGATTTTTACTGTGTGTCCAACCTATTTGGGTTGGTCCTGCTTGGTTCATACTCGATTCATATTCAAGCCACAGACAGTTCATCTTCTTCGGTTACACTACTGGAGTACGAACACAGAGATTCCTAATCCATAGACTAGACAGGAGAAGATGAGATTGACACGAAAGAAACGAACTTCTATCGCCGCCATAACCTTGGTGTTTGCAATGATGTCCCCAATGTCGGCCATGGCCACACCCGCTACCAGTAAAGGTAGTAGCTCTACGTATGATCTAACTAAAAAGGCAGTAAGTGCAAAGGCCAAGGTACTCACTGAATCATACGCTACGACAAGTGTGCAGTACGCACTGATGGATGAGGGTGAGATTGTGATCTCCGGTCAGGCAGGCAACAATGATCTGAAAAACAACATCCCGCTTTCTTCAGATACCATGTATGGCATTGGTTCAACCAGCAAAATGATGCTCACAACCTCCGTAATGAAGCTCGTTGATCAGGGCAAGATAGATCTCGATGAGCCTGTCGTGAAGTATATTCCGGACTTTAAAATGAAAGACAAGCGTTACCAACAGATTACACCACGCATGTTACTGAATCATTCATCCGGACTTCTCGGAACATCAAGTAACAGTGCAATACTGTTTGGAGATAAGGATACCTATGCACATGATACGTTACTGGAACAATTGGCGACGCAACATCTGAAGGCCGACCCTGGCGCATACTCCGTGTATAGTAATGATGGTTTCACATTAGCTGAGATTCTGGTTGAGCGGGTCAGCGGAATGAGTTTTACCAGTTTCATGCACCGGTACATAACCGAACCCCTGGGTATGGAGCATACCAAAACACCGCAGGATATTGTGGACTTTAGCCAGATGGCAGCAACATATGCCCCTTCGCATGAGGAGCAACTTCCATTAGAGACTACAAATATGATTGCCTCGGGAGGCATCTATTCCACCGCTGAAGATCTGGTTCAGTTCTCGAAAATCTTTACAGGTGAGGTTGAAGGTGTTCTTTCGGAGGAATCCGTAGAGGCCATGAAGCAAGAAGAATATAAGAGAGGCATGTGGCCAGAAGAAGGCGATTCGTCCATTGGTTACGGCCTGGGCTGGGACAGCGTGAACCTGTTTCCTTTTAATGATTACGGCATCCAGGCAGTAAGCAAAGGCGGCAATACAATAACCTATCACTCCTCATTGATTGTGCTACCGGAATATAATATGGCTGCTGCCGTAACTTCTTCGGGTGGTCATAGCTCAACGGATCAATTGCTGGCAACTGAACTTTTGCTGGGCGCACTTGAGGAGAAAAATATCATTCCGGAACGCAAGCCGGAGAAGTCATATGACGCACCTGTGAAAGCCACCATGCCAACAGAACTTTCACAGCACACAGGCATGTACGCTGGTGGGGCCAACATGTTAATGAAGCTGGACGTAAAAGATGATGGGCAATTAACGCTATCTAATCTGTCGTCTACTAACAGTTCTGATCAGACCTATACGTACACCGCTGATGGATCATTTGTTAATGATGCGGCTACGGAAAAGCTGAAGTTCGTTCAGGAAGTCAATGGGAACACATACTTGTGGTCTCGCTCGTATCAGTCTGTGCCTGGGCTTGGGCAAGTTGCTTCCTCGGAATATAAGGCAGAAAAGCTTGAAACCAATGAATTGTCTGCAGAGGTAAAGGCCGCATGGCAAAAACGGGAAGGCAAAGCCTACGTGTTGGTCAATGAAAAATATACATCAACACTGTACAACGCAGCGATGCCGATGATTCCCATTCATACTTTTAATGAGCTACCGGGTTATGTCTACACGAATAAAATCATTGGAGTTAACCAAGCTGTGAACCAATTGCAAATTCCTGGATTAGCGGGCCGTGACACGATGGAGTTTAATTTCTATGAGGAAAATGGCGTGGAATATGTTACAGCTGGAGGCAACGTTTATGCTGCTCAAGACATCATCAAACCGATCTATGCGGGAAAACAATCAAAAACAACGATTCAGGCGAATGGTCATGCCACATGGTATTCGATTCCAGCATCAGCAACAGGTAAAGAAATGACGGTCAAGATGTCTGCAAACAGCGCATTTGCTGTATATAACCAAGCTGGCATAGGCATTAATCATACAGTGGTCAGTGGACAAAACGAAATTGTGTTGCCTGAGAACGGAACTATTGTATTCGCGGGTGAAGCTGGTTCGAAGTTCGAGATTGTATTGACAACCAGAGCAAATTAATAGATTATAAAAAACTGTACAATAAAAAGTCGCGGAAATCGCGGCTTTTTTTGAGTTTTAAATTTTAAATAATACGTTTTAAAGTAA
This Paenibacillus xylanexedens DNA region includes the following protein-coding sequences:
- a CDS encoding PLP-dependent aminotransferase family protein is translated as MLKVNRNDQRPIWQQLLDQAIHNITTGKWQPGELLLPSRELAQLIGVSRSTIQIVYEELFSRGYTVTSRRAGTRVSDWTYAPRSSEDVTMQGPIPPELPTLNESIGHLHSWFGNRDNRKIEIDFNPHEPYLDESFTKAWRQSFLQASTETNLDIWAYGDARGLLALREQIQRYLSLERGIHIDVDQILLTSGAQHSIDLIAQALLSEGDTVSVEDPGFPAAWMAMKYRRMQVDPVPVDEYGLCVDHIHPQTKLVFVTPSHQCAVGVIMSEPRRQQLMHLAAHHRYWIVEDDYDSEFRYRGDPLPTIFSQQPQNTLYMMSFSKMVAPGIRLSAIIGPKIAIDRLTQVHELTYRHLPIMEQLTLTHFIERGHFMRHMRRVRNIYRRRHEVMTKAIVASGLGSRFTLSGVETGLHMLLESETSFDEEALTNAALDQGVRVYPLSRYCLESHRKGWILGFAKVDEEQIEEGIHRLAKIVL
- a CDS encoding serine hydrolase domain-containing protein produces the protein MRLTRKKRTSIAAITLVFAMMSPMSAMATPATSKGSSSTYDLTKKAVSAKAKVLTESYATTSVQYALMDEGEIVISGQAGNNDLKNNIPLSSDTMYGIGSTSKMMLTTSVMKLVDQGKIDLDEPVVKYIPDFKMKDKRYQQITPRMLLNHSSGLLGTSSNSAILFGDKDTYAHDTLLEQLATQHLKADPGAYSVYSNDGFTLAEILVERVSGMSFTSFMHRYITEPLGMEHTKTPQDIVDFSQMAATYAPSHEEQLPLETTNMIASGGIYSTAEDLVQFSKIFTGEVEGVLSEESVEAMKQEEYKRGMWPEEGDSSIGYGLGWDSVNLFPFNDYGIQAVSKGGNTITYHSSLIVLPEYNMAAAVTSSGGHSSTDQLLATELLLGALEEKNIIPERKPEKSYDAPVKATMPTELSQHTGMYAGGANMLMKLDVKDDGQLTLSNLSSTNSSDQTYTYTADGSFVNDAATEKLKFVQEVNGNTYLWSRSYQSVPGLGQVASSEYKAEKLETNELSAEVKAAWQKREGKAYVLVNEKYTSTLYNAAMPMIPIHTFNELPGYVYTNKIIGVNQAVNQLQIPGLAGRDTMEFNFYEENGVEYVTAGGNVYAAQDIIKPIYAGKQSKTTIQANGHATWYSIPASATGKEMTVKMSANSAFAVYNQAGIGINHTVVSGQNEIVLPENGTIVFAGEAGSKFEIVLTTRAN